The following proteins come from a genomic window of Pseudomonas sp. WJP1:
- a CDS encoding trimeric intracellular cation channel family protein, giving the protein MLLMLYLIAITAEAMTGALSAGRRGMDWFGVVLIACVTALGGGSVRDVLLGHYPLTWVKHPEYLVLTTIAAMITVFTARWMRHLRSLFLVLDAVGLVAFTLIGCMTALEMGHGMLVASVSGVITGVFGGILRDIFCNDIPLIFRRELYASVSFAAAWCYMLCLYLNLPGEQAILITLFGGFLLRLLAIRFHWEMPKFVYNDEA; this is encoded by the coding sequence ATGTTGTTGATGCTTTACCTGATCGCCATCACCGCTGAAGCCATGACCGGCGCGCTGTCTGCCGGGCGTCGCGGCATGGACTGGTTCGGCGTGGTGCTGATCGCGTGCGTCACGGCGCTGGGCGGCGGTTCGGTACGCGACGTGCTGCTCGGCCACTACCCGCTGACCTGGGTCAAACACCCGGAATACCTGGTGCTGACCACCATTGCAGCCATGATCACGGTGTTCACCGCACGCTGGATGCGCCATCTGCGTTCATTGTTTCTGGTGCTCGACGCCGTCGGCCTGGTGGCATTCACGCTGATTGGCTGCATGACCGCCCTGGAAATGGGGCATGGCATGTTGGTCGCGTCGGTCAGCGGTGTGATCACAGGGGTGTTTGGTGGCATCCTGCGGGATATCTTCTGCAACGATATTCCACTGATTTTTCGGCGCGAACTGTACGCCAGCGTCTCCTTCGCGGCGGCGTGGTGCTACATGCTCTGCCTGTACCTGAATCTGCCTGGGGAGCAGGCGATCCTGATCACGCTGTTCGGCGGTTTCCTGCTACGTCTGCTGGCGATCCGCTTCCATTGGGAAATGCCCAAGTTCGTCTACAACGACGAGGCCTGA
- the rhdA gene encoding thiosulfate sulfurtransferase translates to MSDFSGLPLVIEPSDLLPRLDARELILVDLTSPARYAEGHIPGARFVDPKRTQLGQAPAPGLMPPQAALETLFGELGHNPDAVYVVYDDEGGGWAGRFIWLLDVIGHSKYHYVDGGLTAWLAEGMPMSIQIPPSAGGPVALTLHDEPTATREYLQSRLGAADLAIWDARGPLEYSGEKVLAAKAGHIPGAVNFEWTAGMDKARNLRIRTDMPQILEQLGITPDKEVITHCQTHHRSGFTYLVAKALGYPRVKGYAGSWGEWGNHPDTPVEIQGF, encoded by the coding sequence ATGTCTGACTTCTCTGGCTTGCCGCTGGTGATCGAGCCGAGCGACTTGCTCCCTCGTCTCGACGCCCGCGAACTGATCCTGGTGGACTTGACCAGCCCCGCCCGCTACGCCGAAGGGCACATTCCCGGCGCGCGCTTTGTCGATCCTAAACGCACGCAACTGGGGCAGGCGCCCGCCCCAGGACTGATGCCGCCGCAGGCAGCACTCGAAACCTTGTTTGGAGAGCTGGGGCACAATCCCGATGCCGTCTATGTCGTCTATGACGACGAAGGCGGCGGTTGGGCCGGACGCTTTATCTGGCTGCTGGACGTCATTGGCCACAGCAAGTATCACTATGTCGACGGCGGCCTGACGGCCTGGCTGGCAGAAGGCATGCCCATGTCGATCCAGATCCCGCCATCCGCTGGCGGCCCGGTTGCGCTGACCCTGCACGACGAACCCACCGCCACCCGCGAATACCTGCAAAGCCGTCTCGGCGCTGCCGACCTGGCGATCTGGGACGCACGCGGGCCGCTGGAGTATTCCGGCGAGAAAGTCCTGGCGGCCAAGGCCGGCCACATCCCAGGCGCGGTGAATTTCGAATGGACCGCGGGCATGGACAAGGCGCGCAACCTGCGCATCCGTACCGACATGCCGCAGATCCTCGAACAGCTCGGCATTACGCCTGACAAAGAAGTGATTACCCACTGCCAGACTCACCATCGATCTGGCTTCACCTATCTGGTGGCCAAGGCTCTCGGTTATCCGCGGGTCAAGGGCTACGCCGGCTCCTGGGGCGAATGGGGTAACCATCCCGATACGCCCGTAGAGATTCAAGGTTTTTAA
- a CDS encoding toll/interleukin-1 receptor domain-containing protein — MPVFISYRHMDRAHAIHINTRLIQANIKTYLDVLDAESQTTDDITGVITRNISECTHLLAVVSEKTALSWWVPFEIGEATITNRRICSFKTGPTELPLYLDKWPKLTSDRDIEFFIDAYRNELTVKRSMSLESVTGSESVRSVNRTNADRFHTDLKSRITRGF, encoded by the coding sequence ATGCCAGTGTTTATCAGCTACCGCCACATGGACCGCGCCCACGCGATCCACATCAACACGCGCCTGATACAGGCCAATATCAAGACCTACCTCGACGTACTGGATGCCGAATCCCAGACCACCGACGACATCACCGGCGTGATCACCCGCAACATCAGCGAATGCACGCACCTGCTGGCGGTGGTGTCGGAGAAAACCGCGCTGTCCTGGTGGGTGCCGTTCGAAATCGGCGAGGCGACCATCACCAATCGGCGTATCTGCTCGTTCAAGACCGGCCCCACGGAACTGCCGCTGTACCTGGACAAATGGCCGAAGCTGACCAGCGACAGGGACATCGAGTTCTTCATTGATGCTTATCGCAACGAATTGACGGTCAAGCGTTCGATGTCACTGGAATCGGTGACGGGCAGCGAGTCGGTGCGTAGCGTCAACAGGACTAACGCCGATCGATTCCACACTGATTTGAAGTCCAGAATTACTCGCGGTTTCTGA
- the rsgA gene encoding small ribosomal subunit biogenesis GTPase RsgA, translating into MAKRQLNRRQNWRIEKIQGERAARAAKRESSAVEALEGGDLGPEQHGLVIAHFGVQVEVEARDGELAGQVFRCHLRANLPALVTGDQVVWRAGNQGIGVIVAQLPRNTELCRPDSRGQLKPVAANVDMIVIVFAPLPEPHANLIDRYLVAAEHAGIKPLLLLNKFDLIDEHNAPALNALLAVYRTLGYPVLEVSAHHGNGMEQLQKQLDGRISVFVGQSGVGKSSLVNSLLPEVETRVGPLSELSGQGTHTTTTARLFHFPGGGELIDSPGIREFGLGHVSRADVEAGFIEFNDLLGTCRFRDCKHDREPGCALLKALEDGRVQQQRMNSYRSIIASLPENGY; encoded by the coding sequence ATGGCCAAACGCCAACTCAATCGTCGTCAAAACTGGCGCATCGAAAAGATTCAGGGCGAACGCGCTGCCCGCGCCGCCAAACGCGAGTCCTCGGCTGTCGAGGCACTTGAGGGCGGCGACCTGGGCCCGGAACAGCACGGCCTGGTGATCGCGCACTTCGGTGTGCAGGTCGAAGTCGAGGCCCGCGATGGCGAGCTGGCCGGCCAGGTGTTCCGCTGCCACCTGCGCGCTAACCTGCCTGCGCTGGTGACCGGCGACCAGGTGGTGTGGCGTGCCGGCAACCAGGGCATCGGCGTCATCGTGGCACAATTGCCACGCAATACCGAACTCTGCCGCCCGGACAGCCGTGGCCAGCTCAAACCGGTAGCGGCGAACGTCGACATGATTGTCATCGTGTTCGCGCCACTGCCTGAGCCCCATGCCAACCTGATCGACCGCTACCTCGTAGCCGCCGAACATGCGGGCATCAAGCCGCTACTGTTGCTGAACAAGTTCGACCTGATCGACGAGCACAACGCCCCGGCGCTGAATGCCTTGCTCGCGGTCTACCGCACCCTGGGTTATCCGGTGCTGGAAGTGTCGGCCCACCACGGCAACGGCATGGAGCAACTGCAGAAGCAACTGGACGGGCGCATCAGCGTGTTCGTCGGCCAGTCCGGCGTCGGCAAGTCGTCGCTGGTCAACAGCCTGCTGCCGGAAGTCGAAACCCGTGTCGGCCCGTTGTCCGAGTTGTCCGGCCAGGGCACCCATACCACGACCACCGCACGCCTGTTCCACTTCCCCGGCGGCGGTGAGCTGATCGACTCCCCGGGTATCCGCGAATTCGGCCTGGGCCACGTCAGCCGCGCCGATGTCGAGGCCGGCTTCATCGAGTTCAACGACTTGCTCGGCACCTGCCGCTTCCGCGACTGCAAGCACGACCGCGAACCCGGTTGCGCCCTGCTCAAGGCCTTGGAAGACGGCCGCGTGCAACAGCAACGGATGAACAGCTACCGCTCGATCATCGCCAGCCTGCCGGAAAACGGCTACTAA
- a CDS encoding caspase family protein, with product MRKGLFIGINDYTHVSRLSGCSNDAMAMASVLKTDANGDPNFKNIVLTSAEDYLGREKLEDQIRELFSGDCNVALLYFAGHGSFDTDTDEGMLIPQDYKSAKDGIRLSDILNWASKATKIKNKVIILDCCQSGSAGELRALRSEGSVVGEGMTILTACKKEEPALEGAQHGVFTGLLLQALHGGAANILGKITPGSLYAFVDNALDAWEQRPVFKTNVSQFISLREVSPLIPKEILRKLPEWFAEAESMYPLAPSFEPTEPEFNPEQGEVFAQLQKCNRHSLVEPVDAEHMYYAAIHSTGCRLTALGAYYRELAIKGHF from the coding sequence ATGCGCAAGGGACTGTTTATCGGTATCAACGACTACACCCATGTGTCGCGCCTGAGCGGTTGCAGCAATGACGCCATGGCCATGGCCTCGGTGCTGAAGACCGACGCCAATGGCGATCCGAACTTCAAGAACATCGTGCTGACCTCCGCCGAGGACTACCTGGGCCGGGAAAAACTCGAAGACCAGATCCGCGAGCTGTTTTCCGGGGACTGCAATGTCGCCCTGCTGTATTTCGCCGGCCACGGCAGCTTCGACACTGACACCGACGAAGGCATGTTGATCCCGCAGGATTACAAGAGCGCCAAGGACGGGATTCGCCTTAGCGACATTCTGAACTGGGCCAGCAAGGCCACGAAGATCAAGAACAAAGTGATCATTCTCGATTGCTGCCAGAGCGGCTCGGCCGGCGAACTACGGGCCTTGCGCAGTGAAGGTAGCGTGGTCGGCGAAGGCATGACCATTTTGACCGCCTGCAAAAAGGAGGAGCCGGCGCTGGAGGGCGCACAGCACGGTGTGTTCACCGGATTGTTGCTGCAGGCCCTGCACGGCGGAGCGGCGAACATCCTGGGCAAGATCACCCCCGGCAGCCTGTATGCGTTTGTCGACAACGCACTCGATGCCTGGGAGCAGCGTCCGGTGTTCAAGACCAACGTTTCGCAGTTCATCTCCCTGCGCGAAGTGTCACCGCTGATCCCAAAGGAAATCCTGCGCAAACTCCCCGAGTGGTTTGCCGAAGCGGAGTCGATGTACCCCCTCGCGCCCAGCTTTGAACCCACGGAACCTGAGTTCAACCCGGAACAGGGCGAGGTCTTCGCCCAGCTGCAAAAGTGCAACCGCCACAGCCTGGTCGAACCGGTGGACGCCGAACACATGTACTACGCCGCCATCCACTCCACGGGCTGTCGCCTCACCGCCCTCGGCGCTTATTACCGCGAACTCGCGATCAAGGGACATTTCTGA
- the motB gene encoding flagellar motor protein MotB yields the protein MENNQPIIIKRVKRIAGGHHGGAWKIAFADFATAMMAFFLVLWLLSTATPEQKIAIAGYFKDPIGFSESGTPYIIDLGGTPTMAPENTLNPEVKTQPQPDKVTVDVEQVEGMAEMVEKERLELLLQELQNKVEENPQLQKFKDQILFEITPDGLRIQIVDAENRPMFDSGSARLKPYFEDILLAMADTIKAVPNKISISGHTDAKPYSGTGEFGNWELSANRANAARRALVAGSYPDSQVARVVGYASSALFDREHPFNPVNRRIDIIVLTKKAQRAIEGSQGAEPAPDAPQGSAAPGTAPAAPVDPNALPADKEPLPAHELRERLNLFDDPAPKPGESPKQ from the coding sequence ATGGAAAATAATCAGCCGATAATCATCAAGCGCGTCAAGCGCATCGCCGGCGGGCATCACGGGGGCGCCTGGAAAATCGCCTTCGCCGACTTCGCCACGGCGATGATGGCGTTCTTCCTGGTGTTGTGGCTGCTGTCCACCGCCACCCCGGAACAGAAGATCGCCATCGCCGGCTACTTCAAGGACCCGATCGGCTTCTCCGAAAGTGGCACGCCGTACATCATCGATCTGGGCGGCACGCCGACCATGGCCCCGGAAAACACCCTCAACCCCGAGGTGAAGACCCAGCCGCAGCCGGACAAGGTGACGGTCGACGTCGAGCAGGTCGAAGGCATGGCCGAGATGGTGGAGAAGGAGCGCCTGGAACTGCTGCTGCAAGAGCTGCAGAACAAGGTCGAAGAGAACCCGCAACTGCAGAAATTCAAAGACCAGATCCTGTTCGAGATCACCCCGGACGGTTTGCGTATCCAGATCGTGGACGCCGAGAACCGGCCGATGTTCGACTCAGGCTCAGCCCGCCTGAAACCCTATTTCGAAGACATCCTGCTGGCCATGGCCGACACCATCAAGGCCGTGCCGAACAAGATCAGCATCAGCGGCCATACCGATGCCAAGCCGTACAGCGGCACCGGTGAGTTCGGCAACTGGGAGCTTTCGGCCAACCGTGCCAACGCCGCGCGCCGTGCGTTGGTGGCGGGCAGCTATCCCGATTCGCAAGTGGCGCGCGTGGTCGGTTATGCCTCGTCGGCCCTGTTCGATCGCGAGCATCCGTTCAACCCGGTCAACCGTCGAATCGACATTATCGTGCTGACCAAGAAGGCCCAGCGTGCCATCGAAGGTTCGCAAGGCGCGGAACCTGCTCCGGATGCACCGCAAGGTTCGGCTGCTCCGGGAACCGCACCGGCTGCACCGGTCGATCCGAACGCATTGCCGGCGGACAAGGAACCACTGCCGGCCCATGAACTGCGTGAGCGCTTGAACCTGTTCGATGACCCGGCACCGAAGCCGGGTGAATCGCCGAAGCAGTGA
- the queG gene encoding tRNA epoxyqueuosine(34) reductase QueG produces MPAITTDLPALAQSIKDWGRELGFQQVGISGLDLAEHEQHLERWLAAGYHGEMDYMGAHGSKRSHPEELVPGTLRVVSLRMDYLSGDTRMAQLLAQPEKAYVSRYALGRDYHKLIRKRVQHLAEKIQAQIGPFGYRAFVDSAPVLEKAIAEKAGLGWIGKNTLVLNRKAGSYFFLAELFVDLPLPVDPPHATEHCGRCSACLDICPTNAFVGPYVLDARRCISYLTIELKGAIPEELRPLIGNRVFGCDDCQIVCPWNRFARPSGESDFKPRHNLDNAELAELFMWDEDKFLSSTEGSPLRRTGYENWLRNLAVGLGNAPSTIPVLEALKARREHPSDLVREHVEWALKQHAERQASSL; encoded by the coding sequence ATGCCCGCTATTACCACAGACCTGCCTGCCCTCGCCCAATCCATCAAGGACTGGGGCCGCGAGCTGGGCTTTCAACAAGTCGGCATCAGCGGCCTGGACCTGGCCGAGCATGAGCAGCACCTGGAACGCTGGCTCGCCGCCGGCTACCACGGCGAAATGGACTACATGGGCGCCCACGGCAGCAAACGCTCGCACCCCGAAGAACTGGTGCCGGGCACCTTGCGCGTGGTGTCGCTGCGCATGGACTACCTGTCAGGCGATACCAGAATGGCGCAATTGCTCGCCCAACCGGAAAAAGCCTACGTCTCGCGTTATGCCTTGGGCCGCGATTACCACAAATTGATTCGTAAACGCGTGCAACATCTGGCAGAGAAAATTCAGGCCCAGATTGGCCCGTTTGGCTATCGCGCGTTCGTCGACAGCGCTCCCGTCCTGGAAAAAGCCATCGCGGAGAAAGCAGGCCTGGGTTGGATCGGTAAAAACACCCTGGTGCTGAATCGCAAGGCCGGCAGTTATTTCTTCCTCGCCGAACTGTTCGTCGACCTGCCGCTGCCAGTGGACCCACCCCATGCCACCGAACACTGCGGCCGCTGCAGCGCCTGCCTCGACATCTGCCCGACCAATGCCTTTGTCGGCCCCTATGTGCTGGACGCCCGGCGCTGCATTTCCTATTTGACCATCGAACTCAAGGGCGCCATCCCCGAAGAGCTGCGACCGCTGATCGGCAATCGGGTGTTCGGTTGCGATGACTGCCAGATCGTCTGCCCGTGGAACCGCTTCGCCCGCCCGTCCGGCGAAAGCGACTTCAAACCACGACACAACCTGGACAACGCCGAACTGGCCGAGCTGTTCATGTGGGACGAGGATAAATTCCTGAGCAGCACCGAAGGTTCGCCCTTGCGCCGGACCGGTTACGAAAACTGGCTGCGCAACCTGGCGGTGGGCCTGGGAAATGCGCCTTCAACGATTCCGGTACTGGAAGCGCTGAAGGCACGACGCGAACACCCATCCGACCTGGTCCGCGAACACGTCGAGTGGGCCCTGAAGCAGCACGCCGAACGTCAGGCCTCGTCGTTGTAG
- the motA gene encoding flagellar motor stator protein MotA — MAKIIGIIVVFASVLGGYVLSHGKIAALIQPFEVMIIGGAALGAFLQANPGYMTMHVLKKSLSMFGSRFSHAFYLEVLGLIYEILNKSRREGMMAIEADIEDAAASPIFAKYPTVLKDERMTAFICDYLRIMSSGNMAPHELEGLFDMELYSLKEDLEHPSHAVNGIADAMPGFGIVAAVLGIVVTMASLGEGDQKSIGLHVGAALVGTFFGILAAYGFFGPLAHSLAHDAKEELNVYEAIKASLVASASGMPPSLAVEFGRKVLYPAHRPSFAELEQAVRGR, encoded by the coding sequence ATGGCTAAAATTATCGGCATCATCGTCGTATTCGCGAGCGTGCTCGGCGGATACGTGCTCTCCCATGGCAAGATTGCCGCCCTGATCCAGCCTTTCGAGGTCATGATCATCGGTGGTGCGGCCCTTGGTGCATTCCTGCAGGCCAACCCCGGCTACATGACCATGCACGTGCTCAAGAAGTCCCTGAGCATGTTCGGTTCACGTTTCAGCCATGCCTTCTATCTTGAAGTGCTGGGCCTGATCTACGAGATTCTCAACAAGAGCCGCCGCGAAGGCATGATGGCCATCGAAGCGGACATCGAAGATGCCGCGGCGAGCCCGATCTTCGCCAAGTACCCGACGGTCCTCAAGGATGAGCGCATGACCGCGTTCATCTGTGACTACCTGCGCATCATGTCCTCCGGCAACATGGCCCCCCATGAACTGGAGGGCCTGTTCGACATGGAGCTCTACAGCCTCAAGGAAGACCTGGAGCACCCGTCCCACGCGGTTAACGGTATCGCCGACGCCATGCCCGGTTTCGGTATCGTCGCGGCGGTCCTGGGTATCGTGGTGACCATGGCCTCGCTGGGTGAGGGCGACCAGAAGTCCATCGGCCTGCACGTCGGTGCGGCACTGGTCGGTACCTTCTTCGGTATTCTCGCGGCCTATGGCTTCTTCGGCCCGCTGGCGCACTCCCTGGCCCACGATGCCAAGGAAGAACTGAACGTCTACGAAGCCATCAAGGCCTCGCTGGTGGCTTCCGCTTCCGGCATGCCGCCATCGCTGGCCGTGGAGTTCGGGCGCAAGGTCCTGTACCCGGCGCACCGTCCGAGCTTCGCCGAGCTGGAACAAGCGGTTCGCGGTCGATAG
- the orn gene encoding oligoribonuclease, whose translation MQNPQNLIWIDLEMTGLNPDTDVIIEMATIVTDSDLNTLAEGPVIAIHHSDEILAGMDEWNTRQHGGSGLTQRVRDSRISMAEAEAQTIAFLEKWVPKGKSPICGNSICQDRRFLYTHMKSLESYFHYRNLDVSTLKELAARWAPDVRDSFKKGSTHLALDDIRESIAELQHYRQHFIKV comes from the coding sequence ATGCAAAACCCGCAGAACCTGATCTGGATCGACCTGGAAATGACCGGTCTGAACCCGGATACCGATGTCATCATCGAAATGGCCACCATTGTCACCGACAGCGACCTGAACACCCTGGCCGAAGGTCCGGTGATCGCGATCCACCACAGCGACGAAATCCTCGCTGGCATGGACGAGTGGAACACCCGTCAACATGGCGGTTCGGGTCTGACCCAGCGCGTGCGTGACAGCCGCATCAGCATGGCCGAAGCCGAAGCACAAACCATCGCCTTCCTGGAGAAGTGGGTGCCCAAGGGCAAGTCGCCGATCTGCGGCAACAGCATTTGCCAGGATCGTCGCTTCCTTTATACGCACATGAAATCCCTGGAAAGCTATTTCCACTACCGCAACCTCGACGTTTCGACCCTCAAGGAGCTGGCCGCTCGCTGGGCGCCGGACGTACGCGACAGCTTCAAGAAGGGCAGCACCCACCTGGCGCTGGACGACATCCGTGAGTCGATCGCCGAGCTGCAGCACTATCGCCAGCATTTCATCAAGGTTTGA
- a CDS encoding TIR domain-containing protein, with amino-acid sequence MQTYHLFISHSWNYSDAHDSLVRLLNAKPDFTFKNFSVPPENPIVGAQTDKQLEDAIENKIRPCSAVLIMAGMYATYSKWINKEIEIAKRMGKVIIAIKPFGAERISTVVRDAAHAECAWNTNSIINAIRQHTAV; translated from the coding sequence ATGCAAACCTACCATCTGTTCATCAGCCACTCTTGGAACTACTCCGACGCCCACGACAGTCTCGTGCGCCTGCTCAACGCCAAGCCGGATTTCACCTTCAAGAATTTTTCGGTGCCACCGGAGAACCCGATTGTCGGCGCGCAAACCGACAAACAACTCGAGGATGCCATCGAAAACAAGATCCGCCCGTGTTCGGCGGTGTTGATCATGGCCGGGATGTACGCCACCTACAGCAAGTGGATCAACAAGGAAATCGAGATCGCCAAGCGCATGGGCAAGGTGATCATTGCGATCAAGCCGTTCGGTGCCGAGCGCATTTCCACGGTGGTACGTGACGCGGCACATGCCGAATGCGCGTGGAACACCAACAGCATCATCAATGCGATTCGCCAGCATACGGCGGTGTAA
- a CDS encoding HDOD domain-containing protein → MARQTNAPTPIPTTLEGWTKLLDGVRLPVPQASHDRVCRALRDSHSSVRKIADLMQDSPALALSVIREANRYNHGGMTEPAENLEVAINRLGLKRTEELLARLPAVPQGEIPKALRQLQLISQHASQQANGFFASRLARLWQDIHWGSLLFLSPLWPLALTHPHLLEDWELRVIHKGESARTVEKQLFGARLLEIGLALVNLWHLPIWVQQGYRLLLTEQRELVKVLRIARDSEHPLRQQNRLDDDPTLRRWLNQPANTVLLANGLALSAHQAWDSPHSERWQYLTSLYLQIPMDQVQQQLHQQAANSARNHAMPDLWHPAVALIWPWGTNPVHAGLQPAPAPTAEDLAKWRKQCAELLLEPSRFTNAIHLTTSARDALVACGMRRVMILMADRTHSQLRVHQTAGLPDEVAGLNFVVSQSAVLQRLLSQQAQVRLTPQNNAQFSALLPNNLRNQFSGEHLLLRSLLNNGRVIMIVVADQGGGPFSDITVQAFGKTAQCIEKALHSFSQRGQ, encoded by the coding sequence ATGGCTAGACAAACGAACGCCCCCACGCCAATACCGACCACGCTCGAAGGCTGGACCAAGCTTCTCGACGGCGTGCGCCTGCCGGTTCCACAGGCCAGTCATGACCGTGTCTGCCGGGCCCTGCGCGACAGCCACAGTTCTGTGCGCAAGATCGCCGACCTGATGCAGGACAGTCCAGCCCTGGCCTTAAGCGTGATTCGCGAGGCCAACCGGTACAACCATGGCGGCATGACCGAGCCGGCGGAAAACCTTGAGGTCGCCATCAATCGCCTCGGCTTGAAGCGCACCGAGGAGCTGCTCGCGCGACTGCCCGCCGTGCCCCAGGGCGAGATTCCGAAAGCCCTGCGCCAGTTGCAGCTGATCAGCCAGCACGCCAGCCAACAGGCCAACGGTTTTTTTGCCAGCCGCCTGGCGCGCCTGTGGCAGGACATCCATTGGGGCAGCCTGCTGTTTCTGTCGCCGTTGTGGCCGCTGGCCCTGACGCATCCGCACCTGCTCGAAGACTGGGAGCTGCGGGTCATTCATAAAGGCGAATCGGCGCGCACCGTCGAAAAGCAACTGTTCGGCGCCCGCCTGCTGGAAATCGGCCTGGCCCTGGTGAACCTGTGGCACCTGCCGATCTGGGTGCAACAGGGCTATCGTCTGCTGCTCACCGAGCAACGGGAGCTGGTCAAAGTCCTGCGCATTGCCCGTGACAGCGAGCATCCGCTCCGCCAGCAGAACCGTCTGGATGACGACCCGACCCTGCGCCGCTGGCTCAATCAACCGGCCAACACGGTGCTGTTGGCCAACGGGCTGGCGCTCTCGGCGCACCAGGCCTGGGACAGTCCGCACAGTGAGCGCTGGCAGTACCTGACCAGCCTCTACCTGCAAATACCGATGGACCAGGTGCAACAACAACTGCACCAGCAAGCCGCCAACAGTGCGCGTAACCACGCCATGCCCGACCTCTGGCATCCCGCTGTCGCGCTGATCTGGCCATGGGGCACGAACCCGGTGCATGCCGGTTTGCAGCCAGCCCCGGCCCCCACCGCCGAAGACCTGGCAAAGTGGCGCAAGCAATGCGCCGAGTTGCTGCTCGAGCCGAGTCGCTTCACCAATGCCATCCACCTGACCACCTCTGCCCGCGACGCACTGGTTGCCTGTGGCATGCGCAGGGTGATGATCCTGATGGCCGACCGCACCCACTCACAGCTGCGCGTGCACCAGACCGCCGGCTTGCCTGACGAAGTGGCCGGCCTGAACTTTGTCGTCAGTCAAAGCGCCGTGCTGCAACGCCTGCTCTCGCAACAGGCCCAGGTACGCCTTACGCCCCAGAACAACGCGCAATTTTCCGCGTTGCTGCCCAACAACCTGCGCAACCAGTTCAGCGGCGAACACCTGTTGCTGCGCTCGCTGCTCAACAATGGGCGGGTGATCATGATCGTCGTGGCAGACCAGGGTGGCGGGCCGTTCTCGGACATCACCGTGCAAGCCTTCGGCAAAACCGCACAATGCATCGAAAAAGCGCTGCACAGCTTTAGCCAGCGCGGCCAATAA
- the asd gene encoding archaetidylserine decarboxylase (Phosphatidylserine decarboxylase is synthesized as a single chain precursor. Generation of the pyruvoyl active site from a Ser is coupled to cleavage of a Gly-Ser bond between the larger (beta) and smaller (alpha chains). It is an integral membrane protein.), whose protein sequence is MNKRLFIVSQYLLPHNLLSRLAGCIAECRVRWFKNAFTAWFAKRYQVNMSEALVEDLTAYEHFNAFFTRALKDGARPLDETPGSILSPADGAVSQLGPIEHGRVFQAKGHSFSVLELLGGDAANAAPFMGGDFATIYLSPKDYHRVHMPLAGTLREMVYIPGRLFSVNQTTAENVPELFARNERVACIFDTERGPMAVVLVGAMIVASIETVWAGLVTPPKRELKTFRYDEAARAPIHLEKGAELGRFKLGSTAVVLFGPDQVKWAEELVAGSPVRMGQGMGSPKA, encoded by the coding sequence ATGAACAAGCGTCTGTTTATCGTCAGCCAATACCTGCTGCCCCACAACCTGCTCTCGCGACTGGCCGGCTGCATCGCCGAATGCCGCGTGCGCTGGTTCAAGAATGCGTTCACCGCATGGTTCGCCAAGCGTTACCAGGTGAACATGTCCGAGGCACTGGTCGAAGACCTGACCGCCTACGAGCACTTCAACGCTTTCTTCACCCGCGCCTTGAAAGACGGCGCGCGCCCGCTGGACGAAACACCTGGCTCAATCCTCAGCCCCGCGGACGGCGCCGTCAGCCAGCTCGGCCCGATCGAGCACGGTCGCGTATTCCAGGCCAAGGGCCACAGCTTCAGCGTGCTGGAACTGCTGGGTGGCGATGCGGCGAATGCCGCGCCGTTCATGGGCGGTGATTTCGCGACCATTTACCTGTCGCCGAAGGATTACCACCGCGTGCACATGCCACTGGCCGGCACCCTGCGCGAGATGGTCTACATCCCGGGCCGCCTGTTCTCGGTCAACCAGACCACCGCTGAAAACGTTCCGGAATTGTTTGCCCGCAACGAGCGCGTGGCGTGCATTTTCGACACTGAGCGCGGGCCAATGGCCGTGGTGCTGGTGGGCGCGATGATCGTGGCATCGATCGAAACCGTGTGGGCCGGACTGGTGACGCCGCCAAAACGCGAGCTGAAAACCTTCCGCTACGACGAAGCTGCACGCGCGCCGATCCACCTGGAAAAAGGTGCGGAACTGGGCCGCTTCAAACTGGGTTCGACCGCCGTCGTGCTGTTCGGGCCGGATCAGGTGAAGTGGGCTGAAGAACTGGTGGCGGGTTCGCCGGTGCGGATGGGTCAGGGGATGGGCTCGCCAAAAGCCTGA